Below is a genomic region from Salvelinus fontinalis isolate EN_2023a chromosome 2, ASM2944872v1, whole genome shotgun sequence.
aaatcacattgtaggattttttattttattttatccccttttctccccaattttcgtggtatccaatcgctagtaattactatcttgtctcatcgctacaactcccgtacgggctcgggagagacgaaggtcgaaagccacgcgtcctccgaagcacaacccaaccaagccgcactgcttcttaacacagcgcgcctccaacctggaagccagccgcaccaatgtgtcggaggaaagaccgtgcacctggcccccttggttagcgcgcactgcgcccggcccgccacaggagtcgctggagcgcgatgagacaaggatatccctaccggccaaatcctccctaacccggacgacgctagcccaattgtgcgtcgccccacggacctcccggtcgcggccggctgcgacagagcctgggcgcgaacccagagactctggtggcgcatctagcactgcgatgcagtgccctagaccactgtgccgcCCGGGAGGcccacattgtaggatttttaatgaatttatttgcaaattatgttggaaaataagtatttggtcaataacaaaagtttatctctaaactttgttatataccctttgttggcaatgacagaggtcaaacgttttctgtaagtcttcacaaggttttcacacactgttgctggtattttggcccattcctccatgcagatctcctctagagcagtgatgttttggggctgttgctgggcaacacagactttcaactccctccaaagattttcctaggggttgagatctggagactggctaggccactccaggaccttgaaatgcttcttacgaagccactccttcgttgcccaggcggtgtgtttgggatcattgtcatgctgaaagacccagccacgtttcatcttcaatgcccttgctgatggaaggaggtcttcactcaaaatctcacgatacatggccccattcattctttcctttacacggatcagtcgtcctggtccctttgcagaaaaacatccccaaagcatgatgtttccacccccatgcttcacagtaggtatggtagGTATGTGCATACCtttgttctttggatgcaactcagcattctttgtcctccaaacacgacgagttgagtttttaccaaaaagttatattttggtttcatctgaccatatgacattctcccaatcttcttctggatcatccaaatgctctctagcaaacttcagacgggcctggacatgtactggcttaagcagggggacacgtctggcactgcaggatttgagtccctggcggcgtagtgtgttactgatggtaggctttgttactttggtcccagctctctgcaggtcattcactaggtccccccgtgtggttctgggatgcACAATTGTGGCCTGcgggaggtcattttgcagggctctggcagtgctcctcctgctcaaaggcggaggtagcggtcctgctgctggtttgttgccctcctacgacctcctccacgtctcctgatgtactggcctgtctcctggtagcgcctccatgctctggacactacgctgacagacacagcaaaccttcttgccacagctcgcattgatgtcccatcctggatgagctgcactacctgagccacttgtgtgggttgtagactccgtctcatgctaccactagagtgagagctccggcagcattcaaaagtgaccaaaacatcagccaggaagcataggaactgagaagtggtctgtgatcaccacctgcagaatcactccttttttgggggtgtcttgctaattgcctataatttccaccgtttgtctattccatttgcacgaCAGCATGTGAaacttattgtcaatcagtgttgcttcctaagtggccaGTTtggtttcacagaagtgtgattgacttggagttacattgtgttgtttaagtgttccctttatttttttgagcagtgtatgttcagtagtagaaatgtgcttaacaagtcacataataagttgcatagacttactctgtgtgcaataatagtgtttaacatgatttttgaatgactcccTCATCTCCGTAGCCctcacacaattatctgtaaaatccctcagtcgagcattgaatttcaaacacagattcaaccacaaagaccagggagatttaccactgccttgcaaagaagggcacctattggtagatcagTAAAAAACATAAAACggtcattgaatatccctttgagcatggtattaattacactttggatggtgtatcaatacacccagtcactacaaagatacaggtggtccttcctaactcagttgccggggaggaaggaaacctctctgggatttcactatgaggccaTTCACTATGAGAATGGATcaaaaacattgtagttactccacaatactaacctaactgactgaatgttctgaatacaaagtgttatgttcgggcaaatccaaaacaacacattaccgagtaccactctccatactttcaagcatagtgatggctgcatcatgttataggtatcTTTGttattgttaaggactggggagtttttctggataaaaaaaataaatggaatggaactATGCACAGGAAAAATCttggaggaaaacctggttcagtctgctttccaccagacactgggagattaattcacctttcagcaggacaataacctaaaacacaagatcAAATATACACcggagttgcttactaagaagacagtgaatgttactGAGTGGCCAAgcaacagttttgacttaaatctacttgaaaatctatggcaagaccttaaaatggttgtctagcaatgatcaacaacccatttgacagagcttggataattctgaaaagaataatgggcaaatgttgcacaatccaggtgtggaaagctcttagagacacccagaaagactcacagctgtaatcgcagccaaagatgcttctacaaagtattgactcaggggagtgaatacttatgtcaattatttcattttcaatacatttgcaaacatttctaaaaacatgtttttagtttgtcattatggggtattgtgtgtagatgggtgagaaacaaATCTATTTGattcatttttaattcaggctgaaTAAGTCAAGGTCATCTTATTGGTGGAGTGCAACATGCAAGTAATAATATACATAATTGACATTACATTGATGGTGTAGCTGACGTTCCAGTAGTCTACTAACAATACAATTTCAACTGAGCTATGATAATAGCCATGCAGACCTAACAACGTTTCAAGTGTGTACAGTGAAACGCTTAACTTGCAAACTCTACTCAACAGTGCACTATTCAATGTATATAAAAACACGAGAAATATGAAATAAGAGAGGAAGCTATATGCAGGGTCTGCCAGTAACAAATGTACAATGTGCAGGCATACTGGAATATTTGAATTAGATACTACTTAACTAGAAAATGAAAGATAAATTGACCATCAAATTATTTAATTAATGTCTTGTTGGCGAAATTATACTAGTTTGAGCATCCGGAGGCCAAGAAGAGTGCAAGCGCCGACTCAACTTTTCTGTTTCGTGATTATTTTGtcgtttattttttactttattttcacAAAATGTATCAGATATTATTTCTTACAACTGACCCGTTTCTAATTTCTCGTGTTTTTTCTTATAGTATTTACAATAGACGATAACTAAAAAGAAAGACATACCCCGTCCGCACTACGACTACCAGAATTCAATGCGCATATGAACAAGAGGCTCCAGACTGTTAACGCGACTGAACAAAGTGAATCGGATTTATTGTGTATATTATCCTGGGGTGTAGCAGCCAAACAACAAGGTTGGTTAATTTATATATCTCCCCATCGCCTAAACACGACTTTTATTGGGAAGGTGTTTTGAAAATTTGGCGAACGTTTCCCTCGTTGTAATGCTAGCCACCGTTTGACGCTTGCAGGGAATTATTGTATTCTAggctagctaactagttagctaacgtaGCTTATCACCTCTACTGCCAGTGTGTAACAGTTATATTTCCCAACAATGGTAGTTACTGTAGCAAGAAAGTAAAATGTTATTTattggaagtagctagctagattgCTAGCAAGCTAGATTAATACAATCACCTCAATTTCGGAATATTAGCTGGGTAGATGATAATTTGCTGGTAGTTTACGTCCTTCAGATTTAGAGGCCACACACAAGCTAACGTTAGGCATTAACTTAGCTACAGATAGCTAAGCTTTGTTGTTGTCCTAACCCGACGACTGCTTGGGTAACAAACGTCATGCTTCTGTTTTCTCGCGTAGTGTGTAGCATAGCATAATAAACAATTAGGCCTACATAGCTAATGGTTTTGTTTCCAAAACAGGTGGTGACTTGATAGCTATGCCAAGTTAAAACAGTTTTGGCACGTCCTATTGTTTATTTATCTGCGCATAATGTTGCACCTAGATAATGGACAACTTGCTTTACACTTTTTATGCAGATGGCATGACACTGCTGTTGTGAAAGGTTTGTCAGATCATTAACTATAAACGTGTTATTTCCTCTAATGCGAAGAAAAACATTCCAACATGCTTGATGTAGGCCCACCAGTGTATAAAACAGAATCGAATCATTCTATGCCTAATCCTTCATTTGTCCTACATTTCAGAAAACATGGAAGCAAATGGTTTTGTAGGATGGCTTGGCAGCAGTCTTCTTTGCACCTGATGGTGATGACTGTCATGCTCTCTGTTCATTTCATCTTCCTGTAGATTGTGTTGCCATGGAGCCTTGCAGAGGAAATGAGCCAGCAAGTTATACAAAGCATTTGTCTGCTGGCTGTGAGCAGACAGCCATGGGTGGCCAGGATTCACAGACTGAGGTAAAGCCTCCATCTGACACATTTGATGCTGTGCCCCCAGAGCCTCAGCCATCAGGGAAACTGAAGAGGACTGCCTTAAGATTCTTTGGAGGACGTAAAAGCATTTGTGTTTTGCCCAACTTCTTTGGAGGGAGGAACAAAAATCAGAACAAGTGTGCCTCTAAAAAGGTAGTAAGCAAGAGTAAAACGCATGATGGACTTAGCAAGGCAGGTTGGGAGGACAGTCTGGGAAGTGGATATGTTCCAGCAGGAGATTTTGAGTACCACAGCCAGACTCCTAGCACTTGTTGTAGTGAATTTGGTCACTCTACTGGTGATCAGAAGTCCTTCTCCCTCCCCCGGCAGAAAAAGGGTTTGAGGGGACTTTTTAACAGCATCAGGCGTCATAGAAAGAATAGAAATTGTGATTTAGAAAAAAATGAAATGGTTGCAATGTCTCATGTCTGCAACAAAGAGGTGCCAATTGCCCAGACTAAGATTGACCAAAATGACACTGAGTGCCTGAACAGTTTGTCTGAATCCAATGTGCCTGTTTCGGCAAATGTCGAAGATTGTTTGACTATTGCGCCTGAATGTATTAATGTTGATGTCATAGTGTCTGAGAACAACATGGTGAAACAAAGAAGAGTGGATTCTCTTGTAGGGGAACTGATGAAAGGCAAGGACATTGTAGCAAAGAATGATAACCCCAAAAAACATGAAGAGACACTCCATGAAACCACTGAACCTGGTTCTCTCCCGAACACCAGCCTAGAGTCTACAGTGAATGTCCAGCTGCCTACTGGCTCATCTCAAATAAGCTTGCTTTATGGTGATGTGGCGTCTCTGAAGAGTTTTGACTCACTCACTGGCTGTGGTGACATAATAGCTGATCAAGATGACGACAGTATTGCAGAGAGCACAGTCTCGGGGGAAAGGAGTCGAAATGCAGGCAAAAGGAGTTCCTGTTATGTTACCTACCAGGGTGGAGGAGAAGAAATGGCCACCCCTGATGAGGTGGCTGGAGACTATCTCCATCACCTCTGGGAAAATGACGCTGCAGAGAACATTTGTTATACAGACAGCCAGGAACCAGACTTTCTAGAACACAGTGAAAGTCCTAGGATGACACCTGAAGAGCCATCTAGCTCCTATAACATGGACATCAGCAACAACAGCAATGGTGATCTTGAAGTTACAGAGACCACCCTTACATCTGCGGATGTCATGACCCCTCAGAGTGACCATCAAGAGTCAGTTCCTAACAGCGATGAGGGTTACTATGACTCTACCACCCCAGGACAAGATGAAGACGGACGTGACAAAGTTGACAAGATCAGGACGGATAGACTACCAAGGGACAGTTACAGTGGCGACGCTCTGTATGAGCTTTTTGAGCCTGATGATAGTCTTATCAGTCCACCTCTTGAAAAATCTAAGCTGCCTGATCCACTTGAGTTTTTAGAAATGCCAGCTCAGTGTAGTGATGTAAATGCTATGTTCACTCCTGAAACTGATCTAATGGAAGAGGACAGGCTGACTTTGATCCAGCAGGACCTTCTCTGTGCGGAGTTGAAAAGCATGTGTAAACTTTCCAAAGAGCAGGCTCTGTTCACCAAAGGGAGGATCCACCAAGATTATAGCTTCCAGGAAAGCATTTCTAAGGTCAACACAAAAACTCAACCCTCTATGAAAGAGGACCAGGTCAACCCAGAGGCTTTGAATAAAAAGGAAAACCGATCGCATGCCATAGAGCAGAGATATTTCAAACCCTGTAATGGTGGGAATAGTGAGAGAATGTCAGATGCCGCTTTTAGCTCCCTGGCCTCAAAAACATGTCAATCACAAGGAATGTGCCTTGAGCAAAACAAGCCACAGTCCCCACACTTAAGAGGAAATCATGATATTTCTAAAGAAACAAATAATGACTTGAAGGATGACCAGGCAATTTGCTTCTCCCAAGCCCTAGTGGACTTTACAAAACAGTCACAGTTTTATAGTAATTCATCTGAAAGCATGGGAGGCTCTGAGTCAGGCTCTCCCTTTTCCCAAAACATGCAATCCCTCCCTGCCATTGTCACATTTGATGTCGTGGACATGGATAATGAGGGGGAATATGATCAGCAGATGGATATGGTAATAGGGGAGGAAGACATCACGTCGCCTTACGAAGTGTTTGAAGAAAGCTACCTGCAAAAGGATGCGTTTGCTGAATGTGACTTACAAATGTTTGACCTCTATGAACGGAGTTTCCTCAGTAATACTTGGGGAATTGCCAGCCTGCCACGTCGCCTTAGCCTTACACGAGTCCATCAGTCGAGTCCACTGCCTCCTCTGCCGAGTCCTCTGGCCTTAAATAGGAGGAGTAGATCCCTGGACACAGAGAGCTTGGAGTTAGAGATGACTGACATGTATTTAGGGAGTGGGGCAGCGCTAGCGTCATGCCCTAGAACTGAAAGAGTCTCAAAGATGGCGTCCTCATTTCACCGCAAAAATAATGGTCACATTTCCACTTCAGAAAATGGGGACAATAGAAACATGTTGCAGTCATGGCAACCAGATACTGAGGGGACTGTAACCCACCCAGGAGCAGATGGGAAAAGAAAAGAGCAGACGCACAGTCTCTATCAAACCCAAGACGGACGCGTGGTatcattcagtcagccagtcagtcgaGTCCCAAACTGTAAACCTCAACCGATCTCAGCTAGCAAACTGACTGACAGAGTATCCTGTAATTCTATCCCTCAGAATACAGGACCGTTGCATAGGCCATCTCATCTTCCTTTGCAATCAGAATCCTGTCGGCCACAGACCCCTGGTCGACCTCATGCCCACTATGGGAGATCAGATAAGGCATCAGGTGGTGGGGGTGAGGCCCTTTTTTACACATCGACTGTTGACTCTCATCCTTACAATCAACACAGTAAGATTAGGCCAGTGGGGATCACCCATGGAATGCCTCATCTTTGCTCTGAGTCTGGGAGTCCTGTAAGCCCAGTGGACTATGAGCAGCTGCCAGACTTCACCAGTAAAGGAAGAAAAGCAGTGGAAATGGTGCGCCCTGTTGAATGTAGCAAACACATGTCTGGAGCAAATCCCTAAAaatggaatgaagcctctacagTTAGCATATAGTATGAAAACGTGGGATACAGGCCTATGTGCCACCAAAAAGACACCATCTAGTACGTTTACATCACCGAAAATAGAATGATTGTCTGTTACCGTTATCACACATTGCAAATGTGCTGTTTTGATTAATAAGCTATTGTATTTCAATGTGATGTACAAGCCTTAGAATTTGTGTTGCAATGGATAAGGAAGCCTGTGCTGTTCTATCATACTGCGTTATCTTGTGAACAGTCATCAAAATACAGACTCTCCCATGCAATCTTTCATTAAAATGTTCATGCCTGAGTATACCTTGCATTTGCTCAGCCCAGCGTTAGGCTACACATCACATATTGGTAGCTAAACTACATggtattttcactctgtcaagtTGTAGGTGGCCTTTTAGTCTTTTTTTTAATGACTTTCTTTACAGTAAGCTGTTTACTGCTGTCTGTGCTAGTACACTATTATTATGGTATTAGATTGTGATGCATTTATAAGATTCAGCTTCAACGTGCAGATTTGGATAGCAGGTCAGTTAACCTTTTTTAGATATCAAATGTAGGGGGAACCGCATCGGTAATGTCTTATATTTTCGTGAAACTGATTttgtaggattttttttttttttttttaataatagtTACGTTGTATGTTTTATTTTTGGTTGACAGAATCTGATATCTGAAAATAATGCTTTGTTCTTTAGATTTGTATTCTGTAGTACCTCTGCAAGAATTCTAAAAAGTGATGTTAAATTTATATTCACAACCAATCCATCTGCTGAAAACTGATATAGATTGATTTTTACCCAGGTAATCGTAACTCAACTGTCTGCTGGCAAAGTCTGTGAAATTGTATCATGCTGGTTGGCATTTTGGGATATTGCCCCAGTTACCATTTTTTTTGTCTAGCACTATGAAGAATATAATGCTACCTTGCACTTAAATCCTtgatacatttgttttgtttgtagATAAAAAGACAAAAAACAAGGGGTTGGTTGGGATACTTTTTTATTGCCGATTTTAGTAGATTCATCATAAATGTTCCTTTATTTCTGTGATTATCATACTATTGTAAGACCTTTTCCATAT
It encodes:
- the LOC129815819 gene encoding APC membrane recruitment protein 1-like isoform X1, producing the protein MNKRLQTVNATEQSESDLLCILSWGVAAKQQDCVAMEPCRGNEPASYTKHLSAGCEQTAMGGQDSQTEVKPPSDTFDAVPPEPQPSGKLKRTALRFFGGRKSICVLPNFFGGRNKNQNKCASKKVVSKSKTHDGLSKAGWEDSLGSGYVPAGDFEYHSQTPSTCCSEFGHSTGDQKSFSLPRQKKGLRGLFNSIRRHRKNRNCDLEKNEMVAMSHVCNKEVPIAQTKIDQNDTECLNSLSESNVPVSANVEDCLTIAPECINVDVIVSENNMVKQRRVDSLVGELMKGKDIVAKNDNPKKHEETLHETTEPGSLPNTSLESTVNVQLPTGSSQISLLYGDVASLKSFDSLTGCGDIIADQDDDSIAESTVSGERSRNAGKRSSCYVTYQGGGEEMATPDEVAGDYLHHLWENDAAENICYTDSQEPDFLEHSESPRMTPEEPSSSYNMDISNNSNGDLEVTETTLTSADVMTPQSDHQESVPNSDEGYYDSTTPGQDEDGRDKVDKIRTDRLPRDSYSGDALYELFEPDDSLISPPLEKSKLPDPLEFLEMPAQCSDVNAMFTPETDLMEEDRLTLIQQDLLCAELKSMCKLSKEQALFTKGRIHQDYSFQESISKVNTKTQPSMKEDQVNPEALNKKENRSHAIEQRYFKPCNGGNSERMSDAAFSSLASKTCQSQGMCLEQNKPQSPHLRGNHDISKETNNDLKDDQAICFSQALVDFTKQSQFYSNSSESMGGSESGSPFSQNMQSLPAIVTFDVVDMDNEGEYDQQMDMVIGEEDITSPYEVFEESYLQKDAFAECDLQMFDLYERSFLSNTWGIASLPRRLSLTRVHQSSPLPPLPSPLALNRRSRSLDTESLELEMTDMYLGSGAALASCPRTERVSKMASSFHRKNNGHISTSENGDNRNMLQSWQPDTEGTVTHPGADGKRKEQTHSLYQTQDGRVVSFSQPVSRVPNCKPQPISASKLTDRVSCNSIPQNTGPLHRPSHLPLQSESCRPQTPGRPHAHYGRSDKASGGGGEALFYTSTVDSHPYNQHSKIRPVGITHGMPHLCSESGSPVSPVDYEQLPDFTSKGRKAVEMVRPVECSKHMSGANP
- the LOC129815819 gene encoding APC membrane recruitment protein 1-like isoform X2 → MEPCRGNEPASYTKHLSAGCEQTAMGGQDSQTEVKPPSDTFDAVPPEPQPSGKLKRTALRFFGGRKSICVLPNFFGGRNKNQNKCASKKVVSKSKTHDGLSKAGWEDSLGSGYVPAGDFEYHSQTPSTCCSEFGHSTGDQKSFSLPRQKKGLRGLFNSIRRHRKNRNCDLEKNEMVAMSHVCNKEVPIAQTKIDQNDTECLNSLSESNVPVSANVEDCLTIAPECINVDVIVSENNMVKQRRVDSLVGELMKGKDIVAKNDNPKKHEETLHETTEPGSLPNTSLESTVNVQLPTGSSQISLLYGDVASLKSFDSLTGCGDIIADQDDDSIAESTVSGERSRNAGKRSSCYVTYQGGGEEMATPDEVAGDYLHHLWENDAAENICYTDSQEPDFLEHSESPRMTPEEPSSSYNMDISNNSNGDLEVTETTLTSADVMTPQSDHQESVPNSDEGYYDSTTPGQDEDGRDKVDKIRTDRLPRDSYSGDALYELFEPDDSLISPPLEKSKLPDPLEFLEMPAQCSDVNAMFTPETDLMEEDRLTLIQQDLLCAELKSMCKLSKEQALFTKGRIHQDYSFQESISKVNTKTQPSMKEDQVNPEALNKKENRSHAIEQRYFKPCNGGNSERMSDAAFSSLASKTCQSQGMCLEQNKPQSPHLRGNHDISKETNNDLKDDQAICFSQALVDFTKQSQFYSNSSESMGGSESGSPFSQNMQSLPAIVTFDVVDMDNEGEYDQQMDMVIGEEDITSPYEVFEESYLQKDAFAECDLQMFDLYERSFLSNTWGIASLPRRLSLTRVHQSSPLPPLPSPLALNRRSRSLDTESLELEMTDMYLGSGAALASCPRTERVSKMASSFHRKNNGHISTSENGDNRNMLQSWQPDTEGTVTHPGADGKRKEQTHSLYQTQDGRVVSFSQPVSRVPNCKPQPISASKLTDRVSCNSIPQNTGPLHRPSHLPLQSESCRPQTPGRPHAHYGRSDKASGGGGEALFYTSTVDSHPYNQHSKIRPVGITHGMPHLCSESGSPVSPVDYEQLPDFTSKGRKAVEMVRPVECSKHMSGANP